Proteins found in one Kwoniella bestiolae CBS 10118 chromosome 1, complete sequence genomic segment:
- a CDS encoding urease accessory protein UreG, whose amino-acid sequence MSNPSQPVCQFSDRLASALNAAQNQPPHSHSHDGNDSSRPVSFTSSVNDASPLHLHEHGGHTHDHGHDGWTPDEHGHTHEHLEHAGKFSERDMPDYSGRDWEERGFTIGIGGPVGSGKTALLLALCRALRDEYNIAAVTNDIFTREDQEFLIRNEALPTERIRAIETGGCPHAAIREDISANMGALEELQVDFGCEMLFVESGGDNLAANYSRELADYIIYVIDVSGGDKIPRKGGPGISQSDLLIVNKIDLAPHVGASLDVMKRDAAKMRENGPTLFTSVRNNDGVQDVIDAILSAWKASGAAGKDGKGKGKGKA is encoded by the exons ATGTCCAACCCCTCTCAACCAGTCTGTCAATTCTCTGACCGACTCGCCTCAGCCCTCAACGCAGCGCAGAACCAGcctccccattcccattcacaTGATGGCAATGACTCATCCCGACCAGTGTCATTCACTAGCTCTGTGAATGATGCGTCGCCCTTGCATTTGCACGAACATGGCGGTCATACGCACGATCatggacatgatgggtgGACGCCGGATGAACATGGGCATACGCATGAGCATTTGGAAcatgctg GTAAATTCTCGGAACGTGATATGCCAGATTACTCGGGtagggattgggaagaaaGGGGTTTTACTATTGGTAttggagg TCCTGTCGGATCAGGTAAAACCGCTTTACTCTTGGCGCTCTGTCGAGCTTTGAGGGATGAATACAacattg CCGCCGTGACAAACGACATCTTCACCCGAGAAGACCAAGAGTTCCTCATCCGAAACGAGGCCCTACCGACAGAGAGGATCCGAGCGATCGAAACTGGAGGATGTCCCCATGCGGCCATTCGAGAAGATATTAGTGCGAATATGGGTGCGTTGGAGGAGTTGCAGGTGGACTTCGGGTGTGAGATGCTGTTTGTAGAGAGTGGGGGGGATAATTTGGCTG CAAACTACTCTCGAGAACTCGCAGACTACATCATCTACGTTATAGATGTCAGTGGAGGTGATAAGATCCCAAGGAAAGGTGGACCTGGTATCTCGCAATCTGATTTACTGATTgtgaacaag ATCGACCTTGCTCCTCACGTCGGAGCATCATTGGACGTGATGAAGCGAGATGCCGCCAAGATGCGAGAGAACGGTCCTACGTTGTTCACCTCAGTCAGGAACAATGACGGTGTGCAGGATGTTATTGATGCGATCTTGAGTGCTTGGAAAGCTAGTGGTGCGGCTGGTAAGGAtggtaaagggaaggggaaggggaaggctTAG